The Sphingorhabdus sp. Alg231-15 genome has a segment encoding these proteins:
- a CDS encoding ATP-binding protein yields MSNVPDLTAVILGLILAAWLAAAAWAVWTGLAMKNRAEATLRQSGRLGRLLETSPALPLLVRSDGKLEASQRLMHWFGFDHLPAHISELHSPGAGMSREDLEGLTQDVNIAQKSGSSFTRAMKVVGSDKALFIRGGLADQKIAPNGSALLWIFDATDSEGQIEELRAENEEARTAFDALSALIEAAPVPMWHRSTDMKLTLVNSAYVKAVDAEDGAQVVEEGIELIETINGISPTDAASQAKQKGEPYERVVATTIGGERRTTQVVDVPLGKSGIAGYAIDIQELIDSRKEQRRFNESQRDMLDKISAAVVQFDADKSLQFCNMPFQRIFSMRQQWIAERPEFPRVLDRMREMNRVPDMRDFPEWREERTQWFKSTESIEENWLLADGTHLRVIANPTPDGGLLMIIEDRTEQVQLASARDTLLRVRTATFDNLFESVAVFAADGKLNIWNHQFASNWNLAEEDLGKHPRVDTLMQKMAVQLQQPARISEVRSMVRTATSEREQQGGQISFADGRRFEFAAIPLPDGNALFTMLDISDSRRIELALRERNEALVEADSIKATFLSNMSYEFRTPLTSIGGFAELLDNEVAGPLTEQGHEYARAILQSVKRLGMQIDNVLDLSQSEAGALPIAKEKVNLNKLVEDVAEQFADDAKAKQIEVELQLDETLGSALADQKRLAQAVAQIVDNSIRYTPEGGRILINASGNVKQAVIHISDNGPGMSAGQQSKAFDSFARSRKTGGENVGGLGLPLARQLLLAHGGELTLTSEPGQGTLVTIHLPRQ; encoded by the coding sequence ATGTCGAACGTTCCGGATTTAACCGCTGTCATATTGGGCTTGATTCTCGCCGCATGGCTGGCTGCGGCCGCATGGGCTGTATGGACCGGCCTGGCGATGAAAAACCGCGCAGAAGCGACACTAAGGCAGTCGGGGCGATTGGGAAGACTGTTGGAAACGTCGCCGGCTTTACCCTTGCTGGTGCGTTCTGACGGGAAACTCGAAGCATCCCAACGCCTGATGCATTGGTTTGGATTTGATCATTTACCTGCACATATTTCAGAGTTGCACAGTCCCGGTGCTGGGATGAGCCGTGAAGATTTGGAAGGGCTGACGCAAGATGTTAATATTGCGCAGAAATCCGGCAGTAGCTTCACTCGCGCGATGAAGGTCGTGGGATCAGACAAGGCTCTGTTCATCAGGGGTGGACTGGCGGATCAGAAAATTGCTCCGAATGGTAGCGCATTGTTATGGATATTTGATGCCACCGATAGTGAAGGGCAAATCGAAGAGTTACGTGCAGAAAACGAAGAGGCTCGCACGGCTTTTGATGCGTTGTCGGCTCTCATTGAAGCTGCACCGGTCCCGATGTGGCACCGCTCAACGGACATGAAGCTGACGCTGGTAAACAGTGCCTATGTCAAAGCAGTGGATGCAGAGGATGGGGCGCAGGTTGTGGAAGAGGGGATCGAACTGATCGAGACGATCAACGGGATCAGCCCAACCGATGCAGCGTCACAAGCCAAACAGAAGGGGGAGCCCTATGAGCGTGTCGTCGCAACCACAATCGGGGGTGAGCGCCGGACGACCCAGGTAGTGGATGTTCCGCTCGGAAAATCGGGTATTGCCGGCTATGCGATCGACATCCAGGAATTGATCGATTCTCGCAAGGAACAGCGGCGCTTTAACGAATCGCAGCGAGATATGCTGGACAAGATTTCCGCTGCGGTGGTGCAATTTGACGCGGATAAATCGCTGCAATTCTGCAATATGCCGTTTCAACGGATATTCTCGATGCGGCAGCAGTGGATTGCAGAGCGGCCCGAGTTTCCGAGAGTGTTGGACCGGATGCGGGAAATGAATCGCGTCCCTGACATGCGGGATTTTCCAGAATGGCGTGAGGAACGGACCCAGTGGTTCAAGTCAACCGAATCAATCGAGGAAAACTGGCTCTTGGCCGATGGCACCCATTTGCGGGTCATTGCCAATCCGACGCCAGATGGCGGCCTATTGATGATTATCGAAGATCGCACTGAACAGGTCCAACTAGCGAGTGCAAGAGATACATTGCTGCGGGTTCGGACGGCGACATTCGACAATCTGTTTGAGTCAGTTGCTGTCTTTGCGGCGGATGGTAAGCTCAATATCTGGAATCACCAGTTTGCGAGCAACTGGAATCTGGCTGAAGAGGATCTGGGCAAGCATCCACGCGTTGACACGCTGATGCAGAAAATGGCGGTACAGTTGCAGCAGCCTGCACGGATTTCGGAGGTGCGATCAATGGTCCGCACCGCGACTTCGGAGCGAGAGCAACAAGGCGGCCAGATTTCCTTTGCCGACGGGCGGCGATTTGAATTTGCAGCAATTCCTCTGCCCGACGGGAATGCGCTTTTCACGATGCTTGATATATCGGACAGCCGTCGGATCGAACTGGCGTTGCGGGAACGCAATGAAGCGTTGGTGGAGGCGGACTCAATCAAAGCCACCTTCCTTTCAAACATGAGCTACGAATTCCGAACTCCACTGACTTCAATCGGAGGCTTTGCAGAACTGCTCGACAATGAAGTAGCAGGGCCATTGACCGAGCAGGGGCATGAATATGCCCGAGCCATATTACAATCTGTAAAACGGCTAGGTATGCAGATCGACAATGTTCTTGACCTCAGCCAGAGCGAGGCTGGAGCCTTGCCGATTGCAAAAGAGAAGGTGAATCTCAACAAGCTGGTCGAGGATGTCGCAGAGCAATTTGCAGATGATGCCAAGGCAAAGCAGATTGAAGTCGAGTTGCAGCTTGATGAGACGCTCGGTTCCGCTTTGGCCGATCAAAAGAGATTGGCACAGGCCGTTGCGCAGATTGTTGACAACAGTATTCGCTACACCCCAGAGGGCGGACGCATACTCATCAACGCCAGTGGCAATGTCAAACAAGCGGTGATCCATATCTCGGACAATGGTCCCGGAATGAGCGCCGGTCAGCAATCTAAGGCCTTTGATAGCTTTGCCCGTTCCCGAAAGACAGGTGGAGAAAATGTTGGTGGGCTCGGTTTGCCGCTTGCCCGGCAATTATTGCTGGCCCATGGCGGCGAGCTTACGCTGACTTCCGAGCCGGGTCAGGGAACACTGGTCACAATTCATCTTCCGCGCCAATGA
- the addB gene encoding double-strand break repair protein AddB produces MSKRLQPAIYNIAAHGGFADALAQGLIDRFAKDPLGLASGLVILPNNRARRAVHDAFVRLSEDGLLLPQMAVIGDLELDESIGVALDSGELSLDIPPAIDPLDRLLMLARMIETESAARRQPMLSKEALRLARAFALTLDQLTIEEIGLKDLFEIDVEPELSGHWQNSLSFFRVIAEKWQTRLSELGAVDEAARRNALFDQSVKVWKSEPPPHFVVAAGITTSAPAIARFLRAIAFLPTGMVVLPDLDLVMADEEWEMLGPFKPDAETGHVKRAQETHPQYHMKLLLERMSIARGEIMRWPRTGISGAAAKRSRALSNAFAIPKLTSRWQSLGADQRSLAGVQTVEARNSAEEAQIVALLAREALEMPERRVAIITPDRALAGRISAHLQRWMINADDTAGQPLSKKPEGIFFLALLSATTDGFPPAEFLSLLKHPLVRAGDDRLEWLNNVRKLDLLMRGPRPAPGLAGIDGLFHSNDRRTQALRNQLLPWWEGVREVFTPAAIALGGTMSWAAMLDEIRQLAERLTNGQVWAGPAGRQLADFLSDMEERAGLGPVKIQPQEIAGYFETYLSDIPVRPPYGGHPRIALYGLLEARLQQADLVICCGLNEGSWPQAITPDPWLAPMVRKSLGLPAQERQIGLSAHDLVGAMGGQNVVLTRAQRDGSGPAIASRFLLRLKAMCGESLKEHTTAQDWASRIDKPEASLRIGQPAPAPTVDQRKVKLSVTNVDRLIADPFAFYAAKIMGLGSLDMIDAEPSAAWRGTIIHDILDRWAKEDEYDPDALKKRALAFLNERSSHPLMRTLWAPRLMEGLLWVSDTVAQQRTDGRTPLKSEQIGSVTVAGIDLFGIADRIDRMPDGGLAIVDYKTGGPPSNKSVKEGFSLQLGLLGAIAEKGDFGGLSGKATGFEYWSLAKQGGKDRFGYIATPTNPRSPDRVDANEMVDHAVTEVTKAVNSYILGKEPMTAKLHPEYAPYADYDQLMRLEEWYGRADIPDDASEHE; encoded by the coding sequence ATGAGCAAGCGGCTCCAGCCCGCGATATATAATATTGCCGCTCATGGCGGCTTTGCCGATGCTCTTGCGCAAGGGCTGATTGATCGTTTTGCCAAGGATCCGCTCGGTTTGGCGTCCGGTCTTGTCATTTTGCCGAACAATCGGGCGCGTCGTGCGGTTCATGATGCGTTTGTGCGGCTGAGTGAAGACGGACTGCTGCTTCCGCAAATGGCAGTAATCGGGGATTTGGAACTGGACGAATCGATTGGCGTGGCCCTGGATAGTGGAGAGCTTTCGTTGGACATTCCTCCTGCCATCGATCCGCTAGATCGCCTGTTAATGTTGGCCCGCATGATCGAAACGGAAAGTGCGGCAAGACGCCAACCCATGCTGTCGAAAGAAGCGTTGCGGTTGGCCCGTGCATTCGCTCTGACACTGGACCAGCTCACTATCGAGGAAATCGGGCTCAAAGATCTATTTGAGATTGACGTAGAGCCCGAACTTTCCGGACATTGGCAGAACTCGCTCTCGTTTTTCCGTGTAATCGCAGAGAAATGGCAAACCAGGCTGTCTGAATTAGGCGCTGTAGATGAGGCGGCTCGCCGAAATGCGCTATTCGATCAAAGCGTGAAGGTCTGGAAATCTGAACCACCACCGCATTTTGTTGTTGCTGCCGGCATCACCACTTCCGCTCCGGCTATAGCACGTTTTTTGCGAGCTATTGCATTTCTCCCTACGGGTATGGTTGTCCTGCCGGATCTTGATCTGGTCATGGCTGATGAAGAGTGGGAGATGCTGGGACCGTTTAAACCTGACGCGGAAACTGGTCATGTCAAACGGGCACAGGAGACTCATCCGCAATATCACATGAAATTGCTGCTTGAGCGTATGTCGATTGCTCGCGGAGAAATCATGCGCTGGCCACGGACCGGGATAAGCGGCGCCGCCGCCAAGCGCAGCCGCGCCTTAAGCAACGCTTTTGCCATTCCGAAGCTTACGTCGAGATGGCAATCGCTTGGAGCGGATCAACGGAGTCTGGCTGGTGTGCAGACCGTCGAAGCGCGCAATAGTGCCGAAGAAGCCCAGATTGTCGCTCTATTGGCACGTGAGGCTTTGGAAATGCCGGAACGCCGCGTCGCAATCATCACACCAGACCGTGCGCTGGCGGGCCGTATATCCGCGCATCTACAACGATGGATGATAAATGCGGACGATACCGCGGGGCAGCCGCTTTCTAAAAAACCGGAAGGCATATTCTTTCTTGCGCTTTTGTCTGCCACAACAGACGGCTTCCCTCCGGCGGAGTTTCTGTCGTTGCTGAAACATCCTCTGGTTCGCGCGGGCGATGATCGATTGGAATGGCTAAACAATGTTCGCAAGCTGGACCTTTTGATGCGCGGGCCACGTCCAGCTCCCGGATTAGCTGGTATTGACGGATTGTTTCACAGCAATGACCGCCGAACCCAAGCGCTTAGAAATCAATTGTTGCCGTGGTGGGAAGGCGTGCGTGAGGTCTTCACTCCGGCTGCCATTGCACTTGGTGGAACGATGAGCTGGGCCGCCATGCTGGATGAAATACGGCAACTGGCCGAACGTTTGACTAATGGACAAGTCTGGGCCGGTCCTGCTGGCAGGCAATTGGCAGATTTCCTGTCCGACATGGAGGAGCGTGCCGGACTTGGTCCAGTGAAAATTCAGCCACAAGAAATTGCCGGCTATTTCGAGACATATCTTTCAGATATCCCGGTTCGTCCACCTTATGGTGGTCACCCCCGGATTGCCCTTTACGGCCTGTTGGAAGCACGATTGCAGCAAGCTGATCTGGTTATTTGTTGCGGCCTCAACGAAGGCAGCTGGCCACAAGCGATCACACCGGATCCGTGGCTTGCTCCAATGGTTCGAAAATCCTTGGGATTGCCGGCGCAGGAACGGCAAATAGGCCTTTCAGCTCATGATCTGGTCGGTGCCATGGGAGGACAAAATGTTGTTCTCACGCGAGCGCAGCGCGATGGATCAGGTCCGGCAATCGCCTCTCGGTTCCTGTTGCGTCTCAAAGCCATGTGCGGGGAAAGCCTGAAAGAGCACACCACCGCACAAGACTGGGCGAGCCGGATAGATAAACCCGAAGCTTCGCTCCGGATTGGGCAACCCGCGCCTGCGCCGACGGTGGATCAACGCAAAGTTAAACTGTCGGTGACGAATGTTGATCGTTTGATTGCAGACCCTTTCGCCTTTTATGCTGCGAAGATTATGGGTTTGGGATCACTTGACATGATCGACGCAGAACCAAGCGCTGCATGGCGAGGCACGATCATTCATGACATTCTGGATCGCTGGGCAAAAGAGGACGAATATGATCCCGATGCCCTGAAAAAACGAGCCCTGGCCTTCCTCAATGAACGCTCCTCCCACCCGCTCATGCGGACACTATGGGCGCCGCGGTTGATGGAAGGACTGTTGTGGGTTTCTGACACGGTGGCACAGCAGCGTACTGACGGACGAACACCTCTAAAATCAGAGCAGATAGGCAGTGTAACTGTCGCTGGTATAGACCTATTTGGCATAGCCGACCGGATCGATAGAATGCCTGATGGTGGCCTTGCTATCGTTGATTATAAAACCGGTGGTCCGCCTTCCAATAAATCTGTGAAAGAGGGCTTTTCATTACAACTCGGACTGCTTGGTGCGATCGCTGAAAAAGGTGATTTCGGAGGCTTGTCGGGTAAAGCAACCGGATTTGAATATTGGTCGCTTGCTAAGCAAGGCGGCAAGGATCGCTTTGGTTATATCGCAACTCCTACCAATCCCCGCAGCCCAGACAGGGTCGACGCGAATGAAATGGTGGATCATGCAGTCACTGAAGTCACCAAGGCGGTGAACAGCTACATTTTGGGCAAAGAACCGATGACCGCGAAACTGCACCCTGAATATGCGCCTTATGCGGATTACGACCAATTGATGCGGCTCGAAGAATGGTACGGCCGTGCGGACATACCAGACGATGCGAGCGAACATGAGTGA
- the tsaE gene encoding tRNA (adenosine(37)-N6)-threonylcarbamoyltransferase complex ATPase subunit type 1 TsaE encodes MILQDEAATTTLGSQIADVLRAGDKVALSGTLGAGKTTLARGILRGLGFTQDVPSPTFAIVQHYEQPEVRLPLAHVDFYRIEEPDEIQELGLDDILIDGAMVAEWPDRIPDSFWRDALQISLDIESDNIRRLTWVAGPAWKDRWPIT; translated from the coding sequence ATGATCCTGCAGGATGAAGCTGCGACCACCACTCTCGGAAGTCAGATTGCGGATGTTTTGCGCGCAGGCGATAAGGTCGCATTGTCCGGAACTCTTGGAGCTGGCAAAACTACGTTGGCAAGAGGCATATTGCGCGGTCTGGGGTTTACGCAGGATGTGCCCAGTCCAACATTTGCGATTGTCCAGCATTATGAACAGCCAGAAGTCCGGTTACCACTGGCACATGTTGACTTTTATCGGATCGAGGAACCCGACGAAATTCAGGAACTCGGTCTGGATGATATTCTGATCGACGGTGCCATGGTTGCCGAATGGCCGGATCGGATCCCTGACAGTTTCTGGCGTGATGCTTTGCAAATTTCTCTCGATATAGAATCTGATAACATTCGCCGGTTGACTTGGGTCGCTGGCCCCGCTTGGAAAGACAGATGGCCAATAACATGA
- a CDS encoding sugar phosphate nucleotidyltransferase: MSKVETAMVMAAGLGKRMRPLTATRPKPLIKVAGKPMIDHCLDKLWEAGVMKVVVNAHYLPDALEAHLGSVNYPFDIRISDEREQLMETGGGMVQAAPLIDEDVFFALNSDNLWTDGPTNNLQRLEQRWNDDEMDALLLLVPQTSAHNYKGAGDFNVDDLGRVSRRLPDRQAPFIYTGIQLLSKRLLRDAPGGPFSTNILWSRAIEEGRLFGLVHEGSWFEVGSPDAIAPTEAALARV, translated from the coding sequence ATGAGCAAAGTTGAAACGGCAATGGTCATGGCTGCCGGTCTTGGCAAGCGAATGCGACCGCTGACCGCGACAAGGCCCAAACCGTTGATCAAGGTGGCAGGTAAGCCGATGATCGATCATTGTCTCGATAAACTTTGGGAAGCGGGCGTAATGAAAGTGGTGGTCAATGCACACTATCTGCCTGATGCGTTGGAAGCGCACCTTGGTTCGGTGAACTATCCGTTCGATATCCGCATTTCCGATGAACGTGAGCAGTTGATGGAAACTGGTGGTGGCATGGTACAGGCCGCACCTTTGATTGATGAGGATGTATTTTTTGCTCTGAACAGCGACAATCTCTGGACTGACGGTCCGACCAATAACTTGCAACGTCTGGAACAGCGTTGGAATGATGATGAGATGGATGCACTTTTGCTGCTGGTGCCGCAAACGTCAGCGCATAATTACAAAGGGGCAGGGGACTTCAATGTTGATGACCTTGGCCGAGTTTCGCGGCGTCTGCCTGACCGGCAAGCACCTTTTATCTACACCGGTATCCAGTTGCTTTCAAAGCGCTTGCTACGCGATGCGCCAGGGGGACCATTCTCAACCAATATATTATGGTCCCGAGCGATAGAGGAGGGTCGGCTATTTGGATTGGTTCATGAAGGCAGTTGGTTCGAAGTCGGGTCACCGGATGCCATCGCCCCAACCGAGGCGGCGCTGGCGCGTGTGTAG
- the moaB gene encoding molybdenum cofactor biosynthesis protein B, which yields MPIDESRTFKPINIAILTVSDTRSLKEDTSGEILAQRIADKGHNLVDRHLVRDETAKIIAQLHQWIDDQAVDVIITTGGTGLTGRDITPEALNAVKDKDIPGFGELFRWLSYDKIGTSTVQSRACAVVSRGTYIFALPGSNGAVKDGWDGILDTQLDSRHRPCNFVELLPRLQEK from the coding sequence ATGCCTATCGACGAAAGCCGGACGTTTAAACCCATTAATATCGCTATTCTGACCGTATCTGACACGCGCAGCCTGAAAGAGGACACATCCGGTGAAATATTAGCGCAGCGTATCGCTGATAAAGGGCATAATCTGGTTGACCGCCATCTGGTCCGGGATGAAACTGCGAAAATTATTGCCCAGCTCCATCAATGGATTGATGATCAAGCGGTCGATGTAATTATCACCACAGGCGGAACTGGACTGACCGGACGCGATATCACGCCCGAGGCGCTCAATGCTGTCAAAGACAAGGACATACCTGGCTTTGGCGAATTGTTCCGCTGGCTCAGCTATGACAAGATCGGCACGTCCACCGTACAATCGCGGGCTTGTGCTGTGGTATCGCGCGGAACATATATTTTTGCGCTCCCCGGTTCCAATGGTGCGGTCAAGGACGGATGGGATGGCATATTGGACACCCAGTTGGACAGCCGCCACCGGCCTTGCAATTTTGTCGAACTATTGCCGCGGTTACAGGAAAAATAG
- a CDS encoding long-chain-fatty-acid--CoA ligase encodes MAGAMQGSALKITNLIDHAAREHGTREIVSHWADGTLTRSNWGEIGSDARKFSQVLKRLGMEKGDRIATIAMNHAHHLISWYGSAGIGGILHTVNPRLFEEQLVYIINHAEDRVLLFDKMFTPIIEMLKPQLKTVEHYIQFDGEKGDYPTFRELVDAEDGNFDWVDVDENDPCGLCYTSGTTGNPKGVLYEHRSNVLHALTEVQPDIMDLATRSVMLPIVPMFHANAWGLPFACAAVGAKMVFSASNEAPVLWKLIREEGVTHSAGVPTVWLSMFADMDANGGDYGKLRVITIGGSACPRSMIERLMKNGMRVAHAWGMTETSPIGTAGSLPANWDDLGFDEQVDVICKQGRPPFGVELRVVDDEGNVLPRDGESSGTLEIRGPWIVQRYYRADEDAVEDDLWFDTGDVAVLHPDGTMQITDRAKDVIKSGGEWISSIELENAAVGCPGVAEAAAVGVYHPKWDERPLLLVVKKPDAEVTQEEVVAYLTDKVAKWWLPDEVKFIDELPHTATGKILKRALRDEYKDYKLKSLTDA; translated from the coding sequence ATGGCTGGAGCTATGCAGGGCAGTGCGCTCAAAATCACCAATCTGATTGATCATGCGGCACGTGAGCATGGCACGCGAGAGATCGTAAGCCATTGGGCAGATGGCACGCTAACCCGCAGTAACTGGGGTGAAATTGGCAGTGATGCGCGCAAGTTCTCACAAGTCCTAAAGCGTCTTGGTATGGAAAAAGGCGACCGGATCGCGACTATCGCGATGAACCATGCGCATCATTTGATCAGTTGGTACGGCTCGGCAGGAATTGGCGGCATATTACACACCGTCAATCCGAGGCTTTTTGAAGAGCAATTGGTCTATATCATCAACCATGCTGAAGACCGAGTACTGTTGTTCGACAAGATGTTCACGCCGATTATCGAAATGCTTAAACCGCAGTTAAAAACGGTGGAGCATTATATCCAGTTTGACGGAGAGAAAGGTGACTATCCGACCTTTCGTGAGCTTGTTGATGCTGAAGATGGTAATTTTGACTGGGTGGATGTCGATGAGAACGACCCCTGCGGCTTGTGCTACACGAGCGGAACAACTGGCAACCCCAAGGGTGTGCTTTACGAACATCGCTCCAATGTCTTGCATGCACTGACCGAAGTTCAGCCTGACATAATGGACTTAGCCACCCGCTCTGTGATGTTGCCGATCGTTCCGATGTTTCACGCCAATGCATGGGGATTGCCCTTTGCCTGTGCTGCGGTTGGCGCAAAAATGGTCTTTTCTGCCAGTAATGAGGCTCCCGTTCTGTGGAAGTTGATTCGCGAGGAAGGGGTCACGCATAGTGCAGGCGTGCCGACTGTCTGGCTTTCCATGTTTGCCGATATGGACGCCAACGGTGGCGATTACGGCAAGCTGCGAGTGATCACAATCGGTGGATCGGCATGTCCGCGCTCGATGATCGAACGATTGATGAAAAACGGCATGCGAGTTGCTCATGCCTGGGGCATGACAGAGACATCACCGATTGGCACTGCCGGATCGCTGCCGGCCAATTGGGATGATCTTGGTTTTGACGAGCAAGTTGATGTGATTTGTAAGCAGGGGCGCCCTCCCTTCGGTGTGGAATTGCGCGTTGTAGATGATGAGGGCAACGTCCTGCCGCGCGATGGTGAGTCTAGTGGAACGCTGGAAATCCGAGGGCCCTGGATCGTTCAACGCTATTACCGCGCTGATGAGGATGCGGTCGAGGATGATCTGTGGTTTGATACCGGCGATGTGGCTGTGCTTCATCCCGATGGCACTATGCAGATTACCGATCGGGCAAAGGATGTCATCAAGTCAGGTGGTGAATGGATCAGTTCGATCGAGCTTGAAAATGCGGCTGTCGGCTGTCCAGGTGTTGCTGAAGCAGCAGCCGTCGGCGTGTATCATCCGAAATGGGATGAGCGGCCACTGCTGTTGGTGGTCAAAAAACCGGACGCTGAGGTTACTCAGGAAGAGGTGGTTGCTTATCTCACCGACAAGGTCGCCAAATGGTGGCTGCCGGATGAAGTCAAATTCATCGATGAACTGCCACATACGGCAACCGGTAAGATCCTGAAACGGGCTCTGCGCGATGAATATAAGGATTATAAGTTGAAAAGCCTAACTGACGCCTGA
- a CDS encoding phosphotransferase, producing MTPPAAAQEFLKEKGWGGAEILPVAGDASFRRYFRVITPDRKAILMDAPPPHEDPRPFINIARHLKAQNFAAPEIYGEDLSHGLVLLEDFGDQRMREHLDHHPEDEERIYRQTIDLIKALHQEPAADVPAYDWDQYLREVNLLPEWYCPAQSLNVNQPAFVDAWRHVLESVLAAQTSPVTVLRDYHAENIMLLDDHRLGLLDFQDALAGHAAYDLVSMLQDARRDVSDDLEETMLQYYLDDQSTDQAQAFRSHYAILGAQRNTKIIGIFTRLYKRDGKARYLDFLPRMWRLLEKDLAHPDLASVSEWFDDNVPVEVRSRPITSVSA from the coding sequence ATGACACCGCCGGCAGCGGCGCAGGAATTCTTGAAAGAAAAAGGGTGGGGTGGTGCCGAGATATTACCAGTCGCCGGTGATGCATCATTCCGCCGCTATTTTCGCGTTATCACGCCCGATCGCAAAGCGATCTTAATGGATGCCCCGCCGCCACATGAAGATCCTCGGCCATTTATCAATATAGCCCGCCATCTCAAGGCTCAGAATTTCGCGGCGCCAGAGATATACGGTGAAGACCTTTCCCATGGCCTGGTGCTACTAGAAGATTTTGGGGACCAAAGGATGCGGGAACATCTTGATCACCATCCCGAGGATGAAGAACGGATTTACCGCCAGACCATCGATCTGATTAAAGCATTACATCAGGAGCCAGCTGCCGATGTGCCGGCATATGATTGGGATCAGTATCTCAGGGAAGTGAACTTGCTTCCGGAATGGTACTGCCCGGCACAATCTTTGAACGTCAATCAGCCTGCTTTTGTTGATGCATGGCGACATGTGCTGGAATCGGTACTTGCCGCGCAAACATCACCAGTGACGGTTCTGCGCGACTATCATGCTGAAAATATCATGCTGCTTGATGATCATCGGTTGGGTTTGCTCGATTTCCAGGATGCTCTTGCTGGTCATGCAGCTTATGATCTGGTTTCGATGCTACAGGACGCACGGCGGGATGTTTCGGATGATCTAGAGGAAACTATGCTGCAATATTATCTCGACGATCAATCAACAGATCAGGCACAAGCATTTCGCAGCCACTATGCCATTCTGGGAGCACAGCGAAATACCAAGATAATCGGTATTTTTACGCGCCTCTATAAGCGCGATGGCAAAGCGCGCTATCTCGATTTTTTACCCCGGATGTGGCGGTTGCTGGAAAAGGATTTGGCGCATCCAGATCTTGCCTCGGTTTCTGAATGGTTCGACGATAATGTTCCCGTTGAGGTCCGCAGCCGGCCGATTACTTCGGTGTCGGCATGA
- a CDS encoding PA0069 family radical SAM protein produces MEQKQRLTPPALKGRGAVTNDDSRRFNLPSRDADGDWLDERDALGDASGKLRTQVTVESPKSILSFNTSPDIPFDRSINAYRGCEHGCVYCYARPTHAYHDLSPGLDFETRLFAKPNAAQLLRDTLAKPTYRPAAIAIGTNTDPYQPIEKRYNITHQILEVMLETRHPVGITTKSNRVIDDREILAELAALNLSAVAISVTTLDRKIARLLEPRAPSPAKRLQAVKDLRALGIPVHVNIAPVIPAITDHELEALVAAAADHDAQSVSVIPVRLPHEVAPLFEQWLEAHFPDRKNKVMHIIESLRSGKKNDPNFHSRMKGQGPWAELLHHRLSLAVRKNGLGKAKFSLRTDLFQRPIVRGSQMELF; encoded by the coding sequence ATGGAACAGAAGCAGCGCCTTACCCCGCCGGCCCTAAAGGGACGCGGAGCGGTTACCAATGATGACAGTCGTCGGTTCAACTTGCCGAGCCGCGACGCTGATGGCGACTGGCTTGACGAGCGCGACGCACTGGGGGATGCGAGTGGAAAACTGCGCACACAGGTTACCGTTGAAAGCCCGAAATCAATTCTAAGTTTCAACACTTCGCCAGATATTCCTTTTGATCGTTCGATCAACGCCTATCGCGGCTGTGAACATGGTTGTGTCTATTGCTATGCGCGTCCCACCCATGCTTATCACGACCTCTCACCCGGGCTGGATTTCGAAACGCGGCTTTTTGCCAAACCAAATGCCGCCCAGTTGCTGCGTGACACGCTCGCCAAACCGACCTATCGGCCCGCCGCTATTGCAATCGGGACCAATACGGACCCCTATCAGCCGATTGAAAAGCGCTACAATATCACGCATCAGATATTGGAAGTTATGCTTGAAACCCGGCATCCGGTAGGCATTACAACCAAATCAAACAGGGTGATCGACGATCGCGAAATATTGGCAGAACTCGCCGCTCTGAACCTGTCTGCTGTGGCTATTTCAGTTACAACGCTGGATCGCAAAATTGCGCGCCTGCTTGAACCACGCGCGCCATCACCAGCAAAAAGACTGCAGGCAGTTAAAGACTTACGAGCGCTTGGGATTCCGGTTCATGTGAACATCGCACCGGTCATTCCAGCAATCACTGATCATGAGCTTGAGGCCTTAGTCGCAGCCGCTGCTGATCATGATGCACAATCAGTTTCGGTTATTCCGGTGCGCTTGCCGCACGAAGTTGCGCCGCTGTTTGAACAATGGCTTGAGGCGCATTTTCCAGACCGTAAGAACAAGGTGATGCACATCATCGAATCACTCCGTAGCGGCAAGAAAAATGATCCTAATTTCCATAGCCGGATGAAAGGCCAAGGTCCGTGGGCAGAATTATTGCATCATCGCCTCTCCCTTGCCGTCCGCAAAAACGGGTTGGGCAAAGCCAAGTTTTCATTGCGAACAGATTTGTTTCAAAGACCCATCGTCAGAGGCAGTCAGATGGAGCTGTTTTAG